A single window of Methylomarinum sp. Ch1-1 DNA harbors:
- a CDS encoding helix-turn-helix domain-containing protein, translated as MDDALREEVVRLADSRLTKSKIARQLNIGEATVYRILSAKKKNRQESET; from the coding sequence TTGGACGATGCGTTGCGGGAAGAAGTCGTGCGTCTTGCCGATAGCAGATTGACCAAAAGCAAAATCGCCCGCCAATTGAACATCGGCGAGGCTACGGTCTATCGTATTCTGTCCGCGAAGAAAAAGAACCGGCAGGAATCAGAGACGTAA
- a CDS encoding recombinase family protein, which translates to MPKIFQEQVSSVAVRIQLEAALDFAREGDVLVATKLDRLARSVADLMTIINTLEQKAVGLRILNLGMDTQTPTGKLMLTVLGGVAQFEREMMLERQRKASLGQGRRQV; encoded by the coding sequence GTGCCAAAAATATTTCAGGAGCAAGTATCGTCTGTCGCGGTTCGCATACAGCTCGAAGCGGCCTTGGACTTTGCGCGGGAAGGCGATGTACTGGTGGCCACCAAACTCGACCGGCTTGCCCGGTCGGTCGCTGACCTCATGACGATTATTAACACGCTGGAACAAAAAGCGGTTGGTCTCAGGATTTTGAATCTGGGTATGGACACCCAGACGCCGACCGGCAAATTAATGCTGACCGTTTTAGGCGGCGTTGCCCAGTTCGAGCGGGAAATGATGCTGGAACGGCAACGGAAGGCGTCGCTAGGCCAAGGCCGCCGGCAAGTATAA